One region of Rhodophyticola sp. CCM32 genomic DNA includes:
- a CDS encoding type II toxin-antitoxin system RelE family toxin, with the protein MKQITYRPSARKTLRRMPRNTARRILAKIEEYAHAPGSQANNVTALRGRDGIRLRVGDWRVIMQDGEVLEVLKIGPRGGVYD; encoded by the coding sequence ATGAAGCAGATCACCTACCGCCCATCGGCGCGGAAAACACTCCGGCGTATGCCCCGGAATACCGCGCGGCGCATTCTTGCCAAGATAGAGGAATATGCGCATGCGCCGGGTTCCCAGGCCAATAATGTGACCGCGCTGCGCGGGCGGGACGGGATACGCCTCAGGGTCGGTGACTGGCGTGTGATCATGCAGGATGGTGAGGTGCTGGAGGTTTTGAAGATTGGCCCGCGTGGCGGGGTTTATGACTAA
- a CDS encoding dihydrofolate reductase family protein has translation MHPIIYDVAVSADGFIAGPGAEISAFPHEGDIVADYLTRLQNYKTVLMGRATYEFGYRFGLDPGANPYPWARSIVVSSGLSLPGDRADVELWPDLPLDRLTALRRDSAGPIYLCGGGILAGYLLDLGQIDILRLKRAPILLGGGTPLFAPHSCAANLRLLDQRDYSAGLLYQEFALS, from the coding sequence ATGCATCCCATTATCTATGACGTGGCGGTCTCCGCCGATGGTTTCATTGCAGGACCGGGGGCCGAGATTTCGGCTTTCCCGCATGAGGGCGATATCGTTGCCGATTACCTTACCCGCCTGCAAAACTACAAAACGGTCCTGATGGGCCGCGCAACCTATGAATTCGGCTATCGCTTTGGCCTCGACCCCGGGGCAAACCCCTATCCATGGGCCCGCAGCATTGTGGTCTCCTCCGGTCTGTCCCTGCCCGGAGACAGGGCAGATGTAGAGCTTTGGCCCGATCTGCCCCTCGACCGGCTGACCGCTCTGCGCCGCGACAGTGCCGGGCCGATCTATCTGTGCGGTGGCGGTATTCTGGCCGGATATCTGCTGGACTTGGGCCAGATCGACATCCTGCGCCTGAAACGCGCACCGATCCTGCTTGGCGGCGGCACCCCCTTGTTTGCCCCTCACAGCTGTGCAGCAAATCTACGCCTGCTGGATCAGCGGGATTACTCCGCTGGCCTGCTATATCAGGAGTTCGCCCTGTCGTAG
- a CDS encoding mannitol dehydrogenase family protein — MRLSPDTLSSVRNVQRPTYERADVTPGIVHLGLGNFHRAHQAVYVEDCLAMTPDWGIRGVSLRRPDMRDALAPQGGLYTLAVRDGAGTRARIIGSVLEVLVAREGVAPVLAALCDPATRIVSLTVTEKGYCRDGAGDLDTSHPGIAADLARPEAPVSVPGLLVEALRLRREAGLQPFTVLSCDNLPANGATLARVVGQFARLRDPALAGWIGAEVAFPSSMVDRIVPATTAEDRAGIAALSGLEDAWPVVTEPFCQWVVEDHFPAGRPDLAAAGVQFVGDVAPYEHMKLRMLNGAHSTLAYLGQIKGYETVADVMQDALLADLVAAVMAEAAGTLPLPRAELELYASSLQTRFRNPALHHKTAQIAMDGSQKLPQRLLAPLTEAHETGRPWGALATGVAGWVAYLLAADCPVEDPMGQVLSGAAAQGVEAVLDLRAVFGDLSDASWFREAVLAEVAHLRH, encoded by the coding sequence ATGAGATTGTCACCCGATACCCTGTCTTCGGTTCGCAATGTGCAGCGCCCGACCTATGAGCGCGCTGATGTCACGCCGGGCATCGTCCATCTGGGGCTTGGCAATTTCCACCGGGCGCATCAGGCGGTCTATGTGGAGGACTGCCTGGCCATGACGCCCGATTGGGGCATTCGGGGGGTTTCGCTGCGGCGCCCGGATATGCGCGATGCGCTGGCGCCCCAGGGCGGGCTTTACACGCTGGCGGTGCGCGACGGGGCGGGCACGCGGGCGCGGATCATCGGCTCTGTGCTGGAGGTGCTGGTGGCGCGCGAGGGCGTGGCCCCGGTTCTGGCGGCGCTGTGCGACCCGGCGACGCGGATTGTCAGTCTGACGGTGACCGAAAAGGGCTATTGCCGCGACGGGGCCGGGGATCTGGATACAAGCCACCCGGGTATCGCCGCCGATCTGGCCCGACCGGAGGCACCGGTTTCCGTGCCCGGCCTGCTGGTGGAGGCGCTGCGCCTGCGCCGCGAGGCGGGGCTTCAGCCGTTCACTGTTCTGAGTTGTGACAACCTGCCCGCCAATGGGGCGACACTGGCCCGGGTCGTGGGCCAGTTCGCCCGGCTGCGCGATCCGGCGCTGGCCGGTTGGATCGGGGCGGAGGTTGCCTTCCCGTCTTCCATGGTGGACCGGATCGTGCCCGCCACAACCGCAGAGGACCGCGCCGGGATCGCCGCGTTGAGCGGGCTGGAAGATGCCTGGCCCGTGGTCACGGAACCTTTCTGCCAATGGGTTGTGGAAGATCACTTTCCCGCAGGCCGCCCGGATCTGGCCGCCGCAGGCGTACAGTTTGTGGGCGACGTGGCGCCTTACGAGCATATGAAGCTGAGAATGCTGAACGGCGCCCATTCGACGCTGGCCTATCTGGGCCAGATCAAAGGGTATGAGACTGTGGCCGATGTGATGCAGGATGCGCTTTTGGCCGATCTGGTCGCGGCGGTTATGGCGGAGGCGGCGGGCACATTGCCCCTGCCGCGCGCAGAGCTGGAGCTTTATGCAAGCTCTCTGCAAACCCGGTTTCGGAACCCCGCGCTGCATCACAAAACCGCACAGATCGCCATGGATGGCAGCCAGAAACTGCCGCAGCGCCTGCTGGCGCCCCTGACCGAGGCCCATGAGACCGGTCGCCCCTGGGGGGCGCTTGCAACAGGGGTGGCGGGCTGGGTGGCCTATCTTCTGGCCGCGGATTGCCCTGTGGAAGACCCGATGGGTCAGGTTCTGTCCGGTGCCGCAGCACAGGGGGTGGAGGCGGTGCTGGACCTGCGCGCCGTGTTCGGTGATCTGTCAGATGCCAGCTGGTTTCGGGAGGCGGTTCTGGCCGAGGTGGCGCATCTGCGCCACTGA
- a CDS encoding DUF938 domain-containing protein has protein sequence MTDDAPALPEGAISAPAALRNRAAILSVLTRIAPAQGRALEIASGSGEHVIAFAPAMSGLVWQPTDPDPDRRASIAAWSAEAPAPNLLPPLALDACTPGWSKTHGPVELIVLVNLIHLIPDADTGVLMSEIAGALAPGGIAALYGPFLRDGVATSQGDADFHDSLRAENPAIGYKDVIDIAAKLTRHGLHLFETVELPANNLMLCAERPA, from the coding sequence ATGACCGATGACGCCCCAGCCCTGCCCGAAGGCGCGATATCGGCCCCCGCCGCCCTGCGCAACCGCGCGGCCATCCTGTCGGTCCTGACCCGGATCGCCCCGGCGCAAGGCCGGGCGCTGGAAATCGCCTCGGGCAGCGGCGAACATGTCATTGCCTTCGCCCCGGCCATGTCCGGGCTGGTCTGGCAACCCACCGACCCGGACCCGGACCGGCGCGCCTCGATCGCGGCCTGGTCGGCTGAGGCCCCTGCACCCAATCTTCTGCCGCCTCTGGCGCTTGATGCCTGCACGCCGGGCTGGTCGAAAACCCATGGCCCGGTGGAGCTGATCGTTCTGGTCAATCTGATCCATCTGATCCCGGACGCGGATACAGGCGTTCTTATGTCAGAAATAGCTGGTGCCCTTGCGCCCGGCGGCATCGCCGCGCTTTACGGCCCGTTTCTGCGCGATGGCGTGGCCACCTCGCAAGGGGATGCGGATTTCCATGACAGCCTGCGCGCCGAAAACCCGGCCATCGGCTATAAGGATGTGATCGACATTGCCGCCAAGCTGACCCGTCACGGGCTGCATCTTTTCGAAACGGTCGAACTGCCCGCCAACAACCTGATGCTCTGCGCCGAACGTCCCGCTTGA
- the uxaC gene encoding glucuronate isomerase, translating to MGTLSADDLIIGQDGLARALYDTLKALPILSPHGHCDPEWFAGDAPFSDPANLLIVPDHYVLRMLVSQGVRLEDMGVARQDGTEVETDPRVIWDRFAAQYYLFAGTPTRVWLDYTFETLFGLHDPLCPATATAYYDRISDCLSQEAFRPRALFERFQIEVLATTEGALDPLTHHRAIAESGWQGRVITTYRPDQVTDPDHEGFAAGLDRLADLTGGETDTWAGYLEAHRARRAVFRDHGATATDHGHPTAETADLARDQAVALYDRIRKARAEPGDAALFRAQMLTEMARMSADDGMVMQIHAGSYRNHNRAVFEMFGRDKGFDIPTRTDYVHALRPLLNAVGMAPGFRLILFTLDETAYSRELAPLAGAYPCLRLGPAWWFHDSPEGMRRFREMTTETAGFYNTVGFNDDTRAFPSIPARHDMARRVDCAFLARLVGDGRLREAEAFDLARVLTIDLPKQAYRL from the coding sequence ATGGGCACATTGAGCGCGGATGATCTGATCATCGGGCAGGACGGCTTGGCGCGGGCGCTTTACGATACACTCAAGGCCCTCCCGATCCTCAGCCCCCATGGCCATTGCGACCCGGAATGGTTTGCCGGTGATGCGCCCTTTTCCGACCCCGCCAATCTGCTGATCGTCCCCGACCATTACGTGTTGCGCATGCTGGTCAGCCAGGGGGTGCGGCTGGAGGATATGGGCGTGGCACGGCAGGATGGCACAGAGGTCGAGACCGATCCGCGCGTGATCTGGGACCGGTTCGCGGCGCAGTATTATCTGTTTGCCGGTACGCCGACACGGGTCTGGCTGGATTATACGTTTGAAACGCTGTTCGGGCTGCATGATCCGCTTTGCCCGGCGACGGCCACCGCCTATTACGACCGAATCTCGGATTGCCTGTCGCAGGAGGCGTTTCGCCCCCGCGCCCTGTTCGAGCGGTTTCAGATCGAGGTTCTGGCCACAACAGAGGGCGCGCTGGACCCGCTGACCCATCACCGGGCGATTGCCGAAAGCGGCTGGCAGGGGCGGGTGATCACCACCTACCGGCCCGATCAGGTGACCGACCCGGACCATGAAGGTTTTGCCGCCGGGTTGGACCGGCTGGCTGACCTCACGGGGGGCGAAACCGATACATGGGCGGGATATCTTGAGGCGCATCGTGCCCGCCGCGCGGTTTTCCGCGACCACGGGGCGACCGCCACCGATCACGGCCATCCGACGGCTGAAACGGCGGATCTGGCCCGGGATCAGGCGGTCGCGCTTTATGACCGTATCCGAAAGGCCCGGGCCGAACCCGGGGATGCGGCGCTGTTCCGGGCGCAGATGCTGACCGAAATGGCCCGGATGAGCGCGGATGACGGCATGGTGATGCAGATCCATGCCGGGTCCTATCGCAACCACAATCGCGCGGTGTTCGAGATGTTCGGCCGCGACAAGGGGTTCGATATTCCCACCCGCACGGATTATGTCCATGCCCTGCGCCCGCTGCTGAATGCGGTGGGAATGGCCCCCGGTTTCAGGCTGATACTCTTCACCCTGGATGAAACCGCCTATAGCCGCGAACTGGCACCGCTTGCCGGGGCCTATCCCTGCCTGCGCCTTGGCCCGGCCTGGTGGTTCCATGACAGCCCCGAAGGCATGCGCCGGTTCCGTGAGATGACGACGGAAACAGCCGGGTTCTACAACACGGTGGGTTTCAATGATGACACAAGGGCCTTCCCCTCGATCCCCGCACGCCATGATATGGCCCGGCGGGTCGATTGCGCCTTTCTGGCGCGGCTGGTGGGGGATGGGCGGTTGCGGGAGGCGGAGGCGTTTGATCTGGCCCGGGTGCTGACCATCGACCTGCCGAAACAGGCCTATCGGCTATGA
- a CDS encoding sugar kinase codes for MTQRILSIGECMVELAATGPGTYSQGYAGDTFNTAWHMRRQLPPDWKVAYLTTLGTDPMSDRMQRFMAESGIATDAILRLPEATPGLYMIDTDAEGERSFSYWRESSAARHLADDADHLARAMAGADLIYVSGITFAILQKTARKTLLAALAQAKAAGQRVAFDSNIRPGLWETPDIMRDTLMEAAKTATIALPTWPDEAVLCDDPDPQAVTDRYRAAGVSEVVVKTGPGPALIASDAGQWQVAPEAPVSPVDTTGAGDSFNAAYLAARLTGTGEAEAARAAHDLAGKVIGRRGALCEV; via the coding sequence ATGACACAGCGCATCCTTTCCATCGGCGAATGCATGGTCGAACTTGCCGCAACCGGCCCCGGCACCTACAGTCAGGGCTATGCGGGCGATACGTTCAACACCGCCTGGCATATGCGCCGGCAACTCCCCCCTGACTGGAAGGTCGCCTATCTGACCACCCTTGGCACCGACCCGATGTCAGACCGGATGCAACGCTTCATGGCCGAAAGCGGCATTGCCACCGACGCAATCCTGCGCCTGCCGGAGGCAACGCCCGGTCTCTATATGATCGACACCGATGCAGAGGGGGAACGCAGCTTTTCCTACTGGCGCGAAAGCTCTGCCGCGCGGCATCTGGCCGATGATGCAGATCATCTGGCCCGCGCCATGGCCGGGGCTGATCTGATCTATGTCTCCGGCATCACATTCGCGATTCTGCAAAAGACCGCCCGCAAAACCCTGCTGGCAGCTCTGGCGCAGGCGAAAGCGGCGGGGCAGCGCGTCGCCTTTGACAGCAATATCCGCCCCGGGCTTTGGGAAACCCCAGATATCATGCGCGACACATTGATGGAGGCCGCAAAGACCGCCACCATCGCGCTGCCCACCTGGCCGGATGAGGCTGTGCTTTGCGATGATCCCGATCCGCAGGCCGTAACGGATCGCTACCGCGCCGCAGGCGTGTCAGAAGTGGTGGTCAAGACCGGCCCCGGCCCGGCCCTTATCGCCAGTGATGCGGGCCAGTGGCAAGTGGCCCCCGAAGCCCCGGTCAGCCCGGTCGACACCACCGGCGCCGGGGACAGTTTCAATGCCGCCTATCTTGCCGCCCGGCTGACAGGGACCGGTGAAGCAGAGGCCGCCCGCGCCGCCCATGATTTGGCAGGCAAGGTGATCGGCCGACGCGGCGCGCTTTGCGAGGTTTGA
- a CDS encoding 2-hydroxyacid dehydrogenase: MPGQKPSVVVTRRLPEVVETRMRELFDAELREDDTKMDKAELVAAMGRADILVPCVTDQIDAGMLAQAGNRLKLIANYGAGVDHIDVSTARQRGILVSNTPGVMTDDTADMTFALMLAVTRRIPEGLSVMQAGEWDGWAPTAYMGSRIGGKRLGILGMGRIGQAVARRAAAFGMQVHYHNRRRLHKDIETELEVTYWESLDQMLSRIDVLSINCPHTPSTFHLLNARRLKLMKPEAVIVNTSRGEVIDENALTRMLRAGEIGGAGLDVFERGHEVNPRLRELENVVLLPHMGSATLEGRIEMGEKVLINIKTFDDGHRPPDLVVPSML; the protein is encoded by the coding sequence ATGCCAGGTCAGAAGCCGAGTGTTGTTGTTACGCGACGGTTGCCCGAGGTGGTTGAGACACGCATGCGGGAGTTGTTCGACGCGGAATTGCGCGAGGATGACACCAAAATGGACAAGGCCGAACTGGTTGCGGCCATGGGCCGGGCCGATATTCTGGTGCCCTGCGTGACCGACCAGATTGACGCGGGTATGCTGGCCCAGGCGGGTAATCGCCTGAAACTGATTGCAAATTACGGTGCGGGTGTGGACCATATTGATGTCTCCACAGCGCGGCAGCGCGGCATTCTGGTGTCAAACACACCCGGTGTGATGACCGATGACACGGCGGATATGACATTTGCGCTGATGCTCGCGGTGACCCGGCGGATCCCCGAGGGCCTGTCGGTCATGCAGGCGGGCGAATGGGATGGCTGGGCACCCACCGCCTATATGGGCAGCCGGATCGGCGGCAAACGGCTGGGCATTCTGGGCATGGGGCGGATCGGCCAGGCCGTGGCCAGACGGGCGGCGGCCTTTGGGATGCAGGTGCATTATCACAATCGCCGCAGGTTGCATAAGGACATAGAGACCGAGCTTGAGGTGACCTATTGGGAAAGTCTTGATCAGATGCTGAGCCGGATTGATGTGTTGTCGATCAATTGCCCGCATACCCCATCCACCTTTCATCTGCTGAATGCGCGGCGGCTGAAACTGATGAAGCCCGAGGCGGTGATCGTGAACACCTCACGCGGGGAGGTGATTGACGAAAACGCCCTGACCCGGATGCTGCGCGCAGGGGAGATCGGCGGCGCTGGCCTTGATGTGTTTGAACGCGGTCACGAGGTGAACCCGCGCCTGCGTGAGCTGGAGAATGTGGTGCTGCTGCCGCATATGGGATCGGCCACGCTGGAAGGCCGCATCGAAATGGGAGAGAAAGTGTTGATCAATATCAAGACTTTCGATGACGGACACCGACCGCCGGATCTGGTTGTGCCGTCGATGTTGTGA
- a CDS encoding helix-turn-helix transcriptional regulator, producing the protein MAQTVTIPRIEYDALLSAREDLTDIRAYDAAMAAPEESLPHAFMLRLIEGVPPVLVFREWRGLSQAALARVSGVNRVQISDIEQRGKTGSVKTLRKLADALQVPLDDLVP; encoded by the coding sequence ATGGCGCAAACCGTAACAATCCCGCGTATCGAATATGATGCGCTGCTTTCCGCACGGGAGGATTTGACAGATATCCGTGCCTATGATGCCGCCATGGCCGCGCCCGAGGAAAGCCTGCCGCATGCCTTCATGCTCCGGCTGATTGAAGGGGTGCCGCCGGTTCTGGTGTTTCGGGAATGGCGCGGGCTCAGCCAGGCGGCGCTGGCCAGGGTTTCGGGTGTGAACCGGGTGCAGATCAGCGATATCGAACAGCGCGGCAAGACCGGCTCGGTCAAAACGCTGAGAAAGCTTGCCGATGCGTTGCAGGTCCCGCTGGACGATCTGGTGCCCTGA
- a CDS encoding NAD(P)/FAD-dependent oxidoreductase: MVYDFLIVGGGIAGISTAAELGKLGSVLLLEAEDALAYHASGRSAALFEAQYGHPVTVALNIASQDHHMHANGGVLSPRGLMFVASATEAEIFARDVARLHLTEITPEEARRLIPILDPYHLAMAAHHDGAWDIDTDRLIQNYLRELRGNGGQVQTGEKVTGITHNPGLWHVSTGTGAYEARLLVNAAGAWADHVAVLAGVHPLGLKPLRRSMARMPAPGGHDVSAWPMLIGAGETWYAKPDAGGWIVSPAEEDPAEPHDAWADDMVLAEGIARYQPFVTEEVTRITATWAGLRTFAPDRCLALGPAPDKPDFFWVAGQGGYGFQTAPAASRLVADLVAGRAPELPADTVAGLVPARFS; this comes from the coding sequence ATGGTGTACGATTTCCTGATTGTCGGCGGCGGCATCGCGGGCATTTCCACCGCCGCAGAGCTTGGCAAACTTGGCTCGGTCCTGTTGCTGGAGGCCGAAGATGCGCTAGCCTATCACGCCTCGGGCCGGTCTGCCGCGCTGTTCGAGGCCCAATATGGCCATCCGGTCACGGTTGCGCTGAACATCGCCTCGCAGGACCATCACATGCATGCCAATGGCGGCGTGCTGTCCCCCCGTGGCCTGATGTTTGTGGCCAGCGCCACCGAGGCGGAGATATTTGCCCGGGATGTGGCCCGGCTGCACCTGACTGAGATCACCCCGGAGGAAGCCCGCCGCCTGATCCCGATCCTCGACCCCTATCATCTGGCCATGGCCGCCCATCACGATGGCGCCTGGGATATCGACACGGATCGTCTGATACAGAATTACCTGCGCGAGCTGCGCGGGAATGGCGGACAGGTCCAGACCGGTGAGAAAGTGACCGGGATCACCCATAATCCGGGCCTCTGGCATGTGTCTACAGGCACCGGAGCATATGAGGCCCGTCTGCTGGTCAATGCCGCCGGGGCCTGGGCTGACCATGTCGCCGTGCTGGCCGGGGTCCATCCCTTGGGGCTGAAACCGCTGCGCCGGTCCATGGCGCGGATGCCGGCCCCGGGCGGGCATGATGTGTCGGCCTGGCCGATGCTGATCGGCGCTGGCGAAACCTGGTATGCCAAACCCGATGCGGGCGGATGGATCGTCTCCCCGGCCGAGGAAGACCCGGCAGAGCCCCATGATGCCTGGGCCGATGACATGGTGCTGGCCGAGGGCATTGCCCGCTACCAGCCTTTCGTGACCGAAGAGGTGACACGCATCACCGCGACCTGGGCAGGGTTGCGCACCTTCGCGCCTGATCGGTGTCTGGCTCTGGGTCCTGCGCCCGACAAGCCCGATTTCTTCTGGGTCGCGGGTCAGGGCGGGTACGGGTTTCAGACCGCGCCCGCGGCCTCCCGTCTGGTGGCCGATCTGGTTGCGGGGCGGGCACCGGAACTGCCCGCAGACACGGTGGCCGGTCTTGTCCCCGCGCGCTTTTCATGA
- a CDS encoding GcvT family protein encodes MKTQVKALVIGGGAVGTSIAYHLARAGWDDVMLLERDELTSGSTWHAAGLLPLFNMSYATTHIHDYSVKFYKTLEEETGLNAGFAVVGNLRMAQSDARMDEYMLYAATAETVGIPYEWLTPDEIKARWPLIETSDLKGALYHSTDGYINPADVTQAMAKGARQRGVMIERKWQADGFHWTGEVWEVTATKMVEQGGNLVASDEQIVITAEHVVTASGNHAQRTAGMLGIKIPAIPVEHQFIVMDQDPALMEWRRDNPEHPVIRDADAQSYVREERGGWILGVYEKNAPARFEYSVPDSFRADLFPLDLERIEDQYMAMIHRIPSCEDSGLKDDFNGPICYTPDGNPLLGPAYGLRNMWLAEGFSFGITAAGGAGYYLAQMMVEGEAGIDMASLDPKRFGNWMTTEYAARKNEECYDHVYILHHPDEERPACRPLRTAPAYDRQKALGAQFGCVNGFERPNYYGPLDAPDIFDQDSRSFRRGAWWDYAKAEAQAIRQGVGLIDATAFTKHLLRGPGATAFLDHFTCNRLPKVGRINLTYALTSHGTTRTEYTILRLGEDAYYLVSAGAWTAYDADFLMKSAEDFMSAGGGYVDIHDVTTQWGVFAIAGPKSREVLGAIVKDADPASVLGNRRFPWLSMRNIELGMCPVRAIRVAYTGELGWELHHPMEMQNYLFDQLMAAGEPHGMKLVGARAQNWLRQEKSYRAFGTELGRDATPLEAGLDRFVDLSKNFHGKAEMEALGIRSTCVTLLIDGPADADPWGREALYDGDRRVGRLTSGGYSVAFGRSIGMGYVQPDLATPGQKLQVKMLNRLWPAEVAEDSPYDPTNAAIRKDG; translated from the coding sequence ATGAAAACCCAGGTCAAAGCCCTTGTGATCGGCGGCGGTGCCGTTGGCACCTCGATTGCCTATCACCTGGCCCGCGCGGGGTGGGATGATGTGATGCTGCTGGAACGTGACGAACTGACCAGCGGATCGACCTGGCATGCGGCGGGGCTGCTGCCGCTGTTCAACATGAGCTATGCGACCACCCATATCCATGACTACTCGGTCAAATTCTACAAGACGCTGGAGGAGGAAACCGGGCTGAATGCCGGGTTCGCCGTGGTCGGCAATCTGCGGATGGCGCAGAGTGATGCGCGGATGGATGAATACATGCTTTATGCCGCCACCGCGGAGACCGTGGGCATCCCTTATGAATGGCTGACACCCGATGAGATCAAGGCGCGCTGGCCGCTGATCGAGACCTCGGACCTGAAAGGCGCGCTTTACCACAGCACGGACGGCTATATTAACCCCGCCGATGTGACCCAGGCGATGGCCAAGGGCGCGCGCCAGCGCGGGGTGATGATCGAACGGAAATGGCAGGCGGACGGGTTCCACTGGACCGGGGAGGTCTGGGAGGTGACCGCCACAAAGATGGTGGAGCAGGGCGGCAATCTGGTTGCCTCGGACGAGCAGATTGTGATCACGGCAGAGCATGTGGTGACCGCCTCGGGCAATCATGCGCAGCGCACGGCAGGCATGCTGGGCATCAAGATCCCCGCGATCCCGGTGGAGCATCAGTTCATCGTGATGGACCAGGACCCGGCGTTGATGGAATGGCGCAGGGACAATCCCGAACATCCGGTGATCCGCGATGCGGATGCGCAAAGCTATGTGCGTGAGGAACGGGGCGGCTGGATACTGGGCGTCTATGAAAAAAACGCCCCCGCGCGGTTTGAATATAGCGTGCCCGACAGTTTCCGCGCCGATCTTTTCCCCCTCGATCTGGAGCGGATCGAGGATCAGTATATGGCGATGATCCACCGGATTCCGTCTTGTGAGGACAGCGGTCTGAAAGACGATTTCAACGGTCCGATCTGTTATACGCCCGATGGCAACCCATTACTTGGCCCAGCTTACGGGTTGCGCAATATGTGGCTGGCCGAAGGGTTCAGCTTTGGCATCACTGCCGCTGGCGGCGCGGGGTATTACCTTGCCCAGATGATGGTTGAGGGCGAAGCCGGGATCGACATGGCCTCGCTGGACCCGAAGCGGTTCGGCAACTGGATGACGACGGAATATGCCGCGCGGAAGAACGAGGAATGTTATGACCATGTCTATATCCTCCACCATCCTGATGAGGAACGCCCGGCCTGTCGCCCGCTGCGCACGGCCCCGGCCTATGACCGGCAGAAGGCATTGGGGGCGCAATTCGGCTGTGTGAACGGGTTTGAGCGGCCGAATTACTACGGGCCGCTTGATGCGCCGGACATATTTGACCAAGACAGCCGCTCGTTCCGCCGTGGCGCCTGGTGGGACTATGCGAAGGCCGAGGCACAGGCGATCCGGCAGGGTGTCGGCCTGATCGACGCAACGGCCTTCACCAAACATCTGTTGCGCGGCCCCGGCGCGACGGCGTTTCTGGACCATTTCACCTGCAACAGGCTGCCGAAGGTCGGCCGGATCAACCTGACCTATGCGCTGACAAGTCATGGCACAACGCGCACGGAATATACCATTCTGCGGCTGGGCGAGGATGCATATTATCTGGTCTCCGCCGGGGCCTGGACCGCCTATGACGCGGATTTCCTGATGAAATCGGCGGAGGATTTCATGAGCGCGGGTGGTGGCTATGTGGATATTCATGATGTGACGACGCAATGGGGTGTCTTTGCCATCGCGGGGCCGAAATCCCGCGAGGTTCTGGGGGCGATCGTGAAAGATGCGGACCCGGCGAGCGTGCTGGGCAACAGGCGGTTTCCCTGGCTGTCGATGCGCAATATCGAGCTGGGCATGTGCCCGGTGCGGGCGATCCGCGTGGCCTATACCGGTGAGCTGGGCTGGGAGCTGCATCATCCGATGGAGATGCAGAATTACCTGTTCGATCAATTGATGGCGGCAGGAGAGCCGCATGGGATGAAACTGGTCGGTGCGCGGGCGCAGAACTGGCTGCGGCAGGAGAAATCCTATCGCGCCTTTGGCACCGAACTGGGCCGGGACGCGACGCCGCTGGAGGCCGGGCTGGACCGGTTTGTGGACCTGTCCAAGAATTTTCACGGCAAGGCGGAGATGGAAGCGCTTGGCATCCGCTCAACCTGCGTGACGCTGTTGATCGACGGGCCTGCGGATGCGGACCCCTGGGGGCGCGAGGCGCTTTATGACGGGGACAGGCGGGTTGGGCGGCTGACCTCTGGCGGTTATTCCGTTGCCTTCGGGAGATCCATCGGCATGGGCTATGTGCAGCCCGATCTGGCCACACCCGGGCAGAAGTTGCAGGTGAAAATGCTGAACCGGTTATGGCCGGCGGAGGTGGCGGAAGACAGCCCCTATGACCCGACCAATGCGGCTATTCGCAAGGATGGCTGA